The Coccidioides posadasii str. Silveira chromosome 2, complete sequence genomic interval GCATCTCTTGAGTTGGTGGATAAAGAATCCGCCTATGGACCTCCAAATGCGCGCATACTAGAGGCCGTCAAGTCCAAGCTGTATCAACTGTGGGAAACTAATTCTGGCTATATGGCTCGTGTTACCGAAGTGTTGGCAAATGGAAGCCGAGATCGTAAGTATCTCGTTTATATCTCGGTAAAGTGGAAGTTGATTTTCTGATTTTATTTGATTAGCGAAATGGCGACTACCTTACGGTACAAGTGGCATCTTGGACTTCTACCTTCGAGTCATCTCAACGCAGGGTGTTGATGACGATATTCTACTCCATGCCTTAAGATTGATTGGGAATTCATGTGCTGATACAGGTAGTTGGCTTGTCCTCCCTTGACGTGATCTATATTGATCGTTGAATAGATGAAAACCGGCAGCAAGTGGTGGACAGGAATTATACTCGGTCAATAATGATGCTGTTTGATAACCCGGCACTTGTCCATGTAGCCATTCCTGTTATTTACAATATTTGCGTTGACTTTGGTAAAGTGACCGGCTTACTTGTCATATTCATCCACTAATTTTGGAGCAGAACCCGCTCAAGCCCAAATAGCGATGGATGGGATATGTAATCCCCTCCTAAAATTGCTTGCGAGTGGGTCAATTCAAGGGAACGCGTTGCTGAGCTATACTTATGAACTTGTTGAAATAGCAAGTGGACAAGGTATGATCTGACATTTGTTGAAGAGTGCAATACTTGAGCTGATTTCCAAGCAGGGCAGTTTCTAGATTCAGTACCGgatgattctcttttgttaATTATTACACTGGCTACAGCCTCCGATATATCCCTGCCTCATTTCACATCCATTACGAATTCTCTTGCGGCATATTTACAGACCGATCGATTTCAACGAGTATGCATATTGCAAGGACAAGTTGAGAACGTGCTCTCGATTCTATCGCAGTCGTACGAAatggaagatgaagaaatgTCTTCGGACGACGAACAAGCTCTATCTTCTAGCCGTTTGAAACTTAATCATGCGCTTTCGGACCTCTCTGGATTAGAGATATACCCTACAGCATATCCCCTCGGCTCTGCACTTACTGGGACCCTGATATCTTGGCTTAAAACGTCGAATGACCATTTACAGATCTGTGCCTGCGTTATGCTTGGAAATCTCGCACGGGAGGATGCAATTTGTGAATCGATGGTCCAAAAGCTGCAAGTCCATCTACCGTTAATAGCGATTCTAGAGAGTGATGCCAGGAGCCCAGTGCTTCATTCAGTGTTGGGatttttgaagaatcttACCATTGCAGGCAACAACAGAGAATACCTTGGTGAGGCTGGTATTATTGAAAGACTATCCAGGCTATGGGCGGTTGAGACAGCTCCTCAAATACAATTTATGGCAGCCAGTCTAACGAGACAAGTCATACTCTCCTCAGTTTCTAATATATCTCGACTGCTTGACCCCCTGTCCTCGGACCCCAATTCACCAGCAAATGTGCGCACGTACCTTTCTCTCATgctctctcttttctccaaAACTGATTCTTCGCCTACCCGGACCGAAATTGGTCGAACTGTAGCTTCAATTTGTCGTGTTCTACTACGATTTAACCCGGAACCAGAGAGAATAAATACGACAGAGGCTCTTGTCAAACGCCTGTTCGGCCTCCATAAAGATGTCGCCCGGCCAATCGGGGCAATGATAACTCAAACTGACTGGCCAGTTGTTCGTAGCGAGGGCTGGTTTGCTCTCGCGTTGATGGCTTCGAACAAAGAAGGCAGTGAGGCGGTGGGTGATTGCTTGCAGAGCATGAGCGTCACAGATATCCTCTGCGATATGGTGCGAAAGAGAATACCTGAGCCCTCGGAGAGCGAATCTACTCAAGAAAAGACCGACCGAGCTAGACTAGCAAAGGATAGGGATAATGCTTTGATCCTGCTACATGGTTTACTACAGCATCGTGTAAGTTTGGCATGCAATTCATATATCCCGGCGTGCTAACATTCTATGTGTAGCCTCCAACTTTAACATCAGCTCGGAGGGAAATATTTGAACAGCTGATGGCTGAAATCGGCCAGCCTAAGGCCTAATGAGATTCACCTTCCCCCACATGTCGTGATGAAGTATTTATGAAGTTCTCCAGTGACGTTGAGTCTTGCATTTAGTTGCTAGATCCTAGCGTGTTATCAGCCGGCGAAATGACGAATTATGGTTCGGGAATGTCCCAGAGTAATCGTTGCCTCTCCACACCAGCCATGACAAAAAAATTAGTGTCATCAGAAGCTACTCCATAGTAGATGTAAAAGATTTATTTAGATCTATTCTTTGGGgatgatttcttctcaggtCTAATTTGCAAAACTATATACATGTATTGAACGCTTAGACGGAACTCCACAATGGCGCCTGAAGCCGTGAAGACGACCTCAATGCTATCCCCCGGGGCCGGGGGGGTATATCTTGACAAACTAGAGATCGATGTCGCAGATGAAAACGCGCGTAAACCTATCAGCACACCTCTTGTTGActcgtcttcttctgtttcagTCGCTTCTCCGTCTTCATAAACTCTCTAAAGCCCACTGGAATCCCCTCAAACAGATCCTCCGCCTCCGTTGACAATGGATCGCCAACCCAATTACCCTCACTTCCCCCTCCATCATCGTCCATACTCATACTCGCGCTCTCAACCTCACGGCGCGGCTTATGCCTCACATCTCCTCCCGCCTCAATCATCACTTTTGCACGGTTTTTCGCCTCGCGTACCCGCGCCGCCCATTCTTCAATGTCGTCTCGGTAATCGTCCCAGACACAGTGTACGCATCCGCTCATACAGCAATTATCTGGCTCTGAGGGGCGCGGGGGGATCGGGACGCCGTTGATTGTTTGCCAGGTTGAGTCTGGTGGAGTGGTTGGATTGTAACGCGATGTGTAGCCTGGACCTGCGAGGCGGGTCCCGAAAACTATGCTCATCTTTTCGGCGGGTGTAGGTTCGCGAGTGTCGGAAGATGCCTGGGCGGCGGGGGCTGGTGGTGTGGAAGGGTCATGTCGAGCGGGATTGGCAACACGGGTTGGGTGAGAAAGGATGTCAGAGTAGTAGCCTTTCAGAGGATAGGCCTGTGATACTTGGGATCCTTGACTGAGAGTTTTATGCGCTCTTATTTGAAATTGAAAAGTAGGTTTTGGTGGTGGTTGAGGGTAAACGTTTTGAGCGCGTGAGATAGGCCTATTGTCTGGGCCCTGTATCCGGCGGAGGCAGTGTACGCATAAGGTATTCTTCAAATAGAGTCGTCTTGAAGTGAAGGCCAAGCCCTCCATTCTTACCGGTGACTGACAGCAATCCACGATCGAATTTGCTGCCGAAGTGCCGCCGTGTTCTACGATGACGATGTTCGCTGGAACGATGGTGCAAACATTGCAAACAGCGGGTCGCGTTTGTTGTGCCGTCAAAACAGCCCGCGATCCCAGAGCTGCTCTGGCCAAAGACGGTTTGCAATTGCTACTCTACTCTGCCCGTATATTGAATCACTGTCTTATCTGATAAAAAGCAAGGACTTGAAAAGCGTCTATATGTTCTAACGCGCCTCACGTATGATTCCCCTACCCGCCAAACGGCGCAAATCGAACTCCTCTTCGGCAATCCCCGTCGAATCGACAAATGTCGAGCACGCATCTCTCAATAACAATGGAAAACTGGAGCCTGCAAGCGGCGCATCGTTTCGGTCGGCAACAAAAGCAAGTCTTGCGCGGTCGCAGGCAGAGCTTCTTCCTAGAATATTAGGCCGGTCGGCGGCAGAAAGAACACAACGGTCAGAGAGCCGGGGACGTGAGCTGCATGATGCTCAGGGAACTAAGGAGGACATGTCCCGTAAAGCTCCATGGGCCCTACCGAACCAAATTTCTTCGAAGCGGGAATCTAATTCTAAGCTTCCGGTGCCGAGTTCCCGCAAAGCAGAAGCGGCAGAAACCAATCTAGAGAATGGAACTGTTCGCAGGTCTGCTAGGAGAGCTCTATTTACCTCACAGCGCACGTCTATTACAGCCGAGGTATCAGCGGCTGGTCTACCAGACGAATTTGAGCCTGGAGAACAGGGTTCTGGGAGTTTATTCGGATCGCAAAACGCTGGTGATGGGGAGAGCGAACCGGAGCTACCCCCAACTCCAACGCAGCTGGGTCTGCAGAAACTTTCTGTTCGTTCGAGAAGCTTTATGAGCAGTAGCCCAAGTCTTCTGGTTGAC includes:
- a CDS encoding uncharacterized protein (antiSMASH:Cluster_2.8~EggNog:ENOG410PMA3~COG:S~BUSCO:3319at33183), which encodes MESSSHSSQVAAQGQETSKSPADVKYPEMPLPQVTAGNSDRDLPANIPAHSKEETLNPLMAPKRDKPSLPAKEEERMFQALKAVFEDAGEDTASFDLRNLMASLELVDKESAYGPPNARILEAVKSKLYQLWETNSGYMARVTEVLANGSRDPKWRLPYGTSGILDFYLRVISTQGVDDDILLHALRLIGNSCADTDENRQQVVDRNYTRSIMMLFDNPALVHVAIPVIYNICVDFEPAQAQIAMDGICNPLLKLLASGSIQGNALLSYTYELVEIASGQGQFLDSVPDDSLLLIITLATASDISLPHFTSITNSLAAYLQTDRFQRVCILQGQVENVLSILSQSYEMEDEEMSSDDEQALSSSRLKLNHALSDLSGLEIYPTAYPLGSALTGTLISWLKTSNDHLQICACVMLGNLAREDAICESMVQKLQVHLPLIAILESDARSPVLHSVLGFLKNLTIAGNNREYLGEAGIIERLSRLWAVETAPQIQFMAASLTRQVILSSVSNISRLLDPLSSDPNSPANVRTYLSLMLSLFSKTDSSPTRTEIGRTVASICRVLLRFNPEPERINTTEALVKRLFGLHKDVARPIGAMITQTDWPVVRSEGWFALALMASNKEGSEAVGDCLQSMSVTDILCDMVRKRIPEPSESESTQEKTDRARLAKDRDNALILLHGLLQHRPPTLTSARREIFEQLMAEIGQPKA
- a CDS encoding uncharacterized protein (antiSMASH:Cluster_2.8~EggNog:ENOG410PP4M~COG:S~BUSCO:12513at33183) encodes the protein MEGLAFTSRRLYLKNTLCVHCLRRIQGPDNRPISRAQNVYPQPPPKPTFQFQIRAHKTLSQGSQVSQAYPLKGYYSDILSHPTRVANPARHDPSTPPAPAAQASSDTREPTPAEKMSIVFGTRLAGPGYTSRYNPTTPPDSTWQTINGVPIPPRPSEPDNCCMSGCVHCVWDDYRDDIEEWAARVREAKNRAKVMIEAGGDVRHKPRREVESASMSMDDDGGGSEGNWVGDPLSTEAEDLFEGIPVGFREFMKTEKRLKQKKTSQQEVC